One Sphingomicrobium marinum genomic window carries:
- the metK gene encoding methionine adenosyltransferase codes for MRSSYLFTSESVSEGHPDKVSDQISDAVVDLFIGKDPEARVACETMVTTNRVILAGEIRGEGVMTPKGEWAPGIQREIEDKVRATVKRIGYEQDGFHWDNLTFENFLHAQSAHIAQGVDASGNKDEGAGDQGIMFGFACDETPDLMPAAIDYSHKILEAMADDRHSGAAPFLEPDAKSQVTLRYENGKPVEATAIVVSTQHAEGYDEGDKQEELNAYVKSVVAKVLPEGLITENTVYHINPTGSFVIGGPDGDAGITGRKIIVDTYGGAAPHGGGAFSGKDPTKVDRSAAYISRYLAKNIVAAGLAKRCTIQLAYAIGVSQPLSLYVDTHGTGTVGDDALEAAIFSVEKLGGLTPRAIRTHLGLNKPIYEKSAAYGHFGRTADGDFFPWERTDLTEDLKAAIAG; via the coding sequence ATGCGTAGCTCCTATCTCTTTACGTCCGAAAGCGTTTCGGAAGGCCATCCGGACAAGGTTTCCGACCAGATTTCCGACGCCGTGGTCGATTTGTTCATCGGCAAAGACCCCGAAGCGCGCGTGGCGTGCGAGACCATGGTGACGACGAATCGCGTCATCCTCGCCGGCGAAATCCGCGGCGAAGGCGTGATGACGCCCAAGGGCGAATGGGCCCCTGGCATCCAGCGCGAGATCGAAGACAAGGTCCGCGCCACGGTCAAACGCATCGGCTACGAACAGGACGGTTTCCACTGGGACAACCTGACCTTCGAGAACTTCCTCCATGCGCAAAGCGCGCATATCGCGCAGGGCGTCGATGCCAGCGGCAACAAGGACGAAGGCGCTGGCGACCAGGGCATCATGTTCGGTTTCGCGTGCGACGAAACACCCGATTTGATGCCCGCCGCTATCGACTATTCGCACAAGATTTTGGAAGCGATGGCCGACGATCGCCACAGCGGCGCCGCCCCCTTCCTTGAGCCCGACGCCAAGAGCCAGGTCACGCTGCGTTATGAAAACGGCAAGCCGGTCGAAGCCACCGCCATCGTCGTTTCCACCCAGCACGCCGAAGGCTACGACGAAGGCGACAAGCAAGAAGAGCTTAACGCTTACGTGAAATCGGTTGTCGCCAAGGTCCTTCCCGAAGGCCTAATCACCGAAAATACCGTCTATCACATTAATCCGACCGGCAGCTTCGTGATCGGCGGGCCTGATGGCGATGCCGGCATTACGGGACGCAAGATCATCGTCGACACCTATGGCGGTGCCGCGCCGCATGGCGGCGGTGCTTTTTCGGGCAAGGACCCGACCAAGGTTGACCGTTCGGCAGCCTATATCAGCCGCTATCTTGCCAAGAACATTGTCGCTGCGGGACTGGCCAAAAGGTGCACCATCCAGCTTGCCTATGCCATCGGCGTCAGCCAGCCGCTGTCGCTTTACGTCGATACGCACGGCACCGGCACCGTGGGCGACGATGCGCTCGAAGCCGCGATCTTCTCGGTCGAAAAGCTTGGCGGCCTTACCCCGCGCGCGATCCGCACGCACTTGGGCCTCAACAAGCCGATTTATGAAAAAAGCGCAGCATACGGCCATTTTGGTCGCACCGCTGACGGTGACTTTTTCCCGTGGGAACGCACTGATCTTACCGAGGACCTGAAAGCGGCCATCGCCGGCTAG
- a CDS encoding GGDEF domain-containing protein produces the protein MFASFALALAIIAVIEPGHKVARWASAAFLLSAVAIALDVFRPVEDLALGYIAIVLHFLILIMLLQAFLSRHRLAMKPPAFIAALIGMVSLFPNAPWWPDFTVRPIIVHLVGFIIIACGLRCLWATRNNGVLDKLVILLLSVSAASYLARAALPLIFPITPDTIADGQLTQPYVVFSHMIGAITGLASGIVLIIAIGLDVLRWRGEESRTDYLTGLGNRRNLQRAIDGHASGVRQISDVIAIDLDHFKSINDRFGHAAGDALLREVGKVLRTDFAKYGDICRIGGEEFVVLVRPGKAPNPITVAQAIVASIRDIRLDELPADVVPTASVGHAAHVEGESLEATLRLADAAVYRAKDNGRDRAETIQPEDILPIDIALQSRKAAAD, from the coding sequence ATGTTCGCGTCTTTCGCGCTGGCGCTTGCCATCATTGCTGTCATCGAACCGGGGCATAAGGTGGCACGCTGGGCGTCTGCCGCCTTCCTCCTGTCAGCTGTCGCCATTGCGCTCGATGTCTTCCGGCCGGTCGAGGACTTGGCCCTGGGCTACATTGCGATCGTCCTTCACTTCCTCATCCTGATCATGCTGCTGCAGGCATTCCTGTCGCGTCATCGCCTGGCGATGAAGCCACCCGCGTTCATCGCCGCCTTGATCGGCATGGTCAGCCTGTTTCCCAACGCGCCCTGGTGGCCCGACTTCACGGTTCGTCCGATCATCGTGCACCTTGTCGGCTTCATTATTATCGCCTGCGGGCTGCGCTGTCTGTGGGCCACACGGAATAACGGTGTGCTCGACAAGCTGGTAATCTTGCTGCTGTCAGTCAGCGCCGCGTCCTACCTTGCGCGCGCCGCACTGCCCCTCATTTTTCCGATCACTCCTGACACGATTGCCGATGGGCAGCTCACCCAGCCATATGTGGTGTTTTCGCACATGATCGGGGCCATAACCGGCCTGGCATCGGGCATCGTGCTCATCATCGCGATCGGCCTCGATGTCTTGCGCTGGCGCGGCGAGGAATCGCGCACGGATTATCTCACGGGACTGGGCAATCGCCGAAATTTGCAGCGCGCGATCGACGGACATGCGTCAGGCGTACGACAGATCAGCGACGTGATCGCGATCGACCTCGACCATTTCAAGTCGATCAACGACCGCTTTGGCCATGCTGCGGGCGATGCATTGCTGCGCGAAGTCGGCAAGGTATTGCGCACCGACTTTGCCAAATATGGGGATATCTGCCGGATTGGCGGCGAAGAGTTCGTCGTGCTGGTCCGACCGGGAAAGGCACCGAACCCGATCACGGTCGCGCAGGCCATCGTCGCCAGTATCCGTGACATCCGGCTGGACGAACTGCCTGCCGATGTCGTGCCAACCGCCAGTGTCGGCCACGCCGCGCATGTCGAAGGCGAAAGCCTGGAGGCGACGCTGCGTCTAGCCGATGCCGCGGTCTACCGGGCCAAGGATAATGGCCGCGACCGCGCCGAGACGATACAACCGGAAGACATCCTGCCGATCGACATCGCCTTACAAAGCAGGAAGGCGGCCGCCGACTAG
- the trmB gene encoding tRNA (guanine(46)-N(7))-methyltransferase TrmB, whose translation MTAHKKGDPTTLNRLYGRSSTHKLRKGQQELVDKLLPQISVPEEGELTAKALFGEERTMHFEIGFGGGEHLAYRADLLPDHGFIGCEPFVNGVAQALTHIRDGRLANIRLHMGDALPVLRRVPDGSLSFVYLLHPDPWPKARHAKRRMMNDGPLDIIAAKLKPGGEFRLATDHPVYLAWSLMVMQRERHRANFEWLAESPSDFLQKPGGWVDTRYAAKARREGRRPYYLRYRRR comes from the coding sequence ATGACGGCACACAAGAAGGGCGACCCTACTACCTTGAATCGGCTCTATGGCCGGTCGAGCACGCACAAGCTCAGGAAGGGGCAGCAGGAGCTGGTCGACAAGCTGCTGCCGCAGATCAGCGTCCCCGAAGAAGGCGAGCTGACGGCCAAGGCGCTGTTCGGCGAAGAGCGCACGATGCATTTCGAGATCGGGTTCGGTGGCGGCGAGCATCTCGCCTACCGCGCCGACCTCCTGCCCGATCACGGCTTCATCGGCTGCGAACCCTTCGTCAACGGCGTGGCGCAAGCGCTCACCCACATCCGCGATGGCCGTCTTGCCAATATCCGCTTGCACATGGGCGATGCGCTGCCCGTCCTTCGACGCGTCCCCGACGGTAGTCTCAGCTTCGTCTACCTGCTGCATCCCGATCCGTGGCCCAAGGCGCGCCATGCCAAGCGCCGCATGATGAATGACGGCCCGCTCGACATTATTGCCGCCAAGCTTAAGCCCGGCGGCGAATTCCGCCTCGCGACCGATCATCCGGTGTATCTGGCGTGGAGCCTGATGGTGATGCAGCGCGAACGGCATCGCGCGAACTTCGAATGGCTTGCGGAAAGCCCCAGCGACTTTCTCCAAAAGCCCGGCGGCTGGGTCGACACGCGCTATGCCGCCAAGGCGCGCCGTGAGGGACGCCGACCCTATTATTTGCGCTATCGACGGCGTTAG
- a CDS encoding cysteine synthase A, with protein sequence MTIRNDVLDAIGNTPLIKLQRASEETGCTILGKAEWMNPGQSVKDRAAKSLVLDAIKDGRLRKGGTIVDGTAGNTGIGLTMVGNALGMETVIVIPETQTKEKKDTLRMLGAQLVEVPAVPYKNPNNYVKIAGRIAENLAKSRPGGAMFADQFDNQANRQAHIDTTGPEIWEQTEGKVDGFICAVGTGGTLAGVAQFLREQNPDIQIGIADPPGAALYSYYTTGELKAEGSSITEGIGQGRITGNLEGLEVDHAFRIEDQESLDINFGLLEEEGLNLGLSSGINVAGAIRLAKKMGPGHTIVTVLCDPGTRYQSRLFNPEFLREKGYKVPAFLTRDVDIDISYLPTD encoded by the coding sequence ATGACCATTCGCAACGATGTTCTCGACGCGATCGGCAACACGCCGCTGATCAAGCTTCAACGCGCCTCGGAAGAAACGGGGTGCACGATCCTCGGCAAGGCCGAGTGGATGAACCCCGGACAATCGGTCAAGGACCGCGCGGCAAAGAGCCTAGTGCTCGACGCGATAAAGGACGGTCGCCTGCGAAAAGGTGGCACGATCGTCGACGGCACCGCGGGCAATACGGGGATCGGCCTCACCATGGTGGGCAATGCGCTAGGCATGGAGACGGTCATCGTCATCCCCGAAACGCAGACCAAGGAAAAGAAGGACACGCTGCGGATGCTCGGCGCGCAGCTCGTCGAAGTTCCCGCCGTGCCCTACAAGAACCCCAATAACTACGTGAAGATTGCCGGCCGGATCGCCGAAAATCTCGCGAAGAGCCGTCCCGGCGGTGCCATGTTCGCCGACCAGTTCGACAACCAGGCCAATCGCCAGGCGCATATCGATACGACCGGTCCCGAGATTTGGGAGCAGACGGAGGGCAAGGTCGATGGCTTCATCTGCGCGGTGGGCACCGGCGGAACGCTCGCCGGCGTTGCCCAATTTCTGCGCGAGCAAAATCCGGACATCCAGATCGGCATTGCCGACCCGCCCGGCGCCGCGCTCTATAGTTATTATACTACGGGCGAATTGAAGGCCGAAGGCAGCTCGATCACCGAAGGCATCGGCCAGGGCCGCATCACGGGCAACCTCGAAGGCCTCGAGGTCGACCACGCCTTTCGCATCGAGGACCAGGAAAGCCTCGACATCAATTTCGGCCTGCTCGAGGAAGAAGGCCTCAACCTTGGCCTGTCGTCCGGTATCAATGTCGCGGGCGCGATCCGCCTCGCCAAGAAAATGGGCCCCGGCCACACCATCGTGACGGTTCTCTGCGACCCCGGTACGCGCTACCAGTCGCGCCTCTTCAATCCCGAATTCCTACGCGAAAAGGGCTACAAGGTTCCCGCCTTTCTCACCCGCGATGTCGATATCGACATCTCCTATCTCCCCACCGACTGA
- a CDS encoding peroxiredoxin yields MTLSIGSTAPDFTAETTTGTINFHEWIGDGWAILFSHPKAFTPVCTTELGYMAGLKDEFAKRNTKIIGLSVDTSDDNRNWLPDIEEVSGNKVDYPVIGDSDLNVAKKYNMLPADESGTAEGRTAANNATVRTVYIIGPDKKIRAMLLYPMSTGRNFDEVLRLLDSVQLTENKGVATPVNWKQGDDVIIPPTVSDEDAKAKYPSGWDTKKPYLRVIPQPAD; encoded by the coding sequence ATGACGCTTTCAATTGGCAGCACCGCCCCCGATTTCACCGCCGAGACGACCACCGGCACGATCAACTTCCACGAGTGGATCGGCGATGGCTGGGCGATCCTTTTTTCGCACCCCAAGGCCTTCACGCCCGTGTGCACCACCGAACTGGGCTACATGGCGGGTCTCAAGGACGAGTTCGCCAAGCGCAACACCAAGATCATCGGCCTTTCGGTCGATACGTCGGATGACAATCGCAACTGGCTTCCCGACATCGAGGAAGTGTCGGGCAACAAGGTCGACTACCCGGTGATCGGCGACAGCGATCTCAACGTCGCCAAGAAATACAACATGCTCCCCGCCGACGAGAGCGGCACCGCCGAAGGCCGCACGGCTGCCAACAATGCGACCGTGCGCACCGTCTATATCATCGGCCCCGACAAGAAGATCCGCGCCATGCTGCTCTACCCGATGAGCACGGGCCGCAACTTCGATGAAGTCCTGCGCCTGCTCGACAGCGTGCAGCTTACCGAGAACAAGGGCGTGGCCACCCCGGTCAACTGGAAGCAGGGCGACGACGTTATCATCCCGCCGACCGTCTCCGATGAAGACGCCAAGGCGAAATATCCGTCTGGCTGGGACACCAAGAAGCCTTACTTGCGCGTGATCCCGCAGCCTGCGGACTAA